One Camelina sativa cultivar DH55 chromosome 3, Cs, whole genome shotgun sequence genomic window carries:
- the LOC104776492 gene encoding extensin-2 isoform X5, translating into MVSSYGMGRSAHLVYALGFAIMATMVAASYEPYMYSSPPPPVYNSPAPKVDYKSPPPPYVYTSPPPPPTYSPSPKVDYKSPPPPYVYSSPPPPYYSPAPKVEYKSPPPPYVYSSPPPPYYSPAPKVEYKSPPPPYVYSSPPPPYYSPAPKVEYKSPPPPYVYSSPPPPYYSPAPKVEYKSPPPPYVYSSPPPPYYSPAPKVEYKSPPPPYVYSSPPPPYYSPAPKVEYKSPPPPYVYSSPPPPYYSPAPKVEYKSPPPPYVYSSPPPPYYSPAPKVEYKSPPPPYVYSSPPPPYYSPAPKVEYKSPPPPYVYSSPPPPYYSPAPKVEYKSPPPPYVYSSPPPPYYSPAPKVEYKSPPPPYVYSSPPPPYYSPAPKVEYKSPPPPYVYSSPPPPYYSPAPKVEYKSPPPPYVYSSPPPPYYSPAPKVEYKSPPPPYVYSSPPPPYYSPAPKVEYKSPPPPYVYSSPPPPYYSPAPKVEYKSPPPPYVYSSPPPPYYSPAPKVEYKSPPPPYVYSSPPPPYYSPAPKVEYKSPPPPYVYSSPPPPYYSPAPKVEYKSPPPPYVYSSPPPPYYSPAPKVEYKSPPPPYVYSSPPPPYYSPAPKVEYKSPPPPYVYSSPPPPYYSPAPKVEYKSPPPPYVYSSPPPPYYSPAPKVEYKSPPPPYVYSSPPPPYYSPAPKVAYKSPPPPYVYNSPQPPYYSPAPKVPYKSPPPPYVYSSPPPPYVYSSPPPPYYSPAPKVSYKSPPPPYVYSSPPPPYYSPAPKVAYKSPPPPYVYSSPPPPYYSPAPKVAYKSPPPPYVYSSPPPPYYSPAPKVTYKSPPPPYVYSSPPPPYYSPAPKVTYKSPPPPYVYSSPPPPYYSPAPKVAYKSPPPPYVYSSPPPPYYSPAPKVAYKSPPPPYVYSSPPPSYYSPAPKVTYKSPPPPYVYSSPPPPYYAPAPKVAYKSPPPPYVYSSPPPPYYAPAPKVEYKSPPPPYVYSSPPPPTYYSPSPKVEYKSPPPPYVYQSPPPPSYSPSPKAEYTSPPPPSYY; encoded by the exons ATGGTATCTTCTTACGGGATGGGGCGCTCAGCCCATCTCGTCTATGCTCTTGGTTTTGCTATCATGGCAACTATGGTTGCTGCTTCGTATGAGCCCTACATGTATAGCTCTCCCCCACCACCAGTGTACAATTCTCCTGCACCAAAGGTCGATTATAAGTCTCCCCCACCTCCATATGTGTATACTTCCCCACCACCTCCACCAACATATTCACCATCgcctaaggtagactacaagtctccaccaccgccatacgtctacagttccccaccaccaccatactactcaccAGCTCCTAAGGTCGAAtacaaatctccaccaccaccgtacgtctacagttccccaccaccaccatactactcaccAGCTCCTAAGGTCGAATAtaaatctccaccaccaccgtacgtttacagttccccaccaccaccatactactcaccAGCTCCTAAGGTCGAAtacaaatctcccccaccaccgtacgtctacagttccccaccaccaccatactactctccagctcCTAAGGTCGAAtacaaatctcccccaccaccgtacgtctacagttccccaccaccaccatactactctccagctcCTAAGGTCGAAtacaaatctcccccaccaccgtacgtctacagttccccaccaccaccatactactctccagctcCTAAGGTCGAAtacaaatctcccccaccaccgtacgtctacagttccccaccaccaccatactactctccagctcCTAAGGTCGAAtacaaatctcccccaccaccgtacgtctacagttccccaccaccaccatactactctccagctcCTAAGGTCGAAtacaaatctcccccaccaccgtacgtctacagttccccaccaccaccatactactctccagctcCTAAGGTCGAAtacaaatctcccccaccaccgtacgtctacagttccccaccaccaccatactactctccagctcCTAAGGTCGAAtacaaatctcccccaccaccgtacgtctacagttccccaccaccaccatactactctccagctcCTAAGGTCGAAtacaaatctcccccaccaccgtacgtctacagttccccaccaccaccatactactctccagctcCTAAGGTCGAAtacaaatctcccccaccaccgtacgtctacagttccccaccaccaccatactactctccagctcCTAAGGTCGAAtacaaatctcccccaccaccgtacgtctacagttccccaccaccaccatactactctccagctcCTAAGGTCGAAtacaaatctcccccaccaccgtacgtctacagttccccaccaccaccatactactctccagctcCTAAGGTCGAAtacaaatctcccccaccaccgtacgtctacagttccccaccaccaccatactactctccagctcCTAAGGTCGAAtacaaatctcccccaccaccgtacgtctacagttccccaccaccaccatactactctccagctcCTAAGGTCGAAtacaaatctcccccaccaccgtacgtctacagttccccaccaccaccatactactctccagctcCTAAGGTCGAAtacaaatctcccccaccaccgtacgtctacagttccccaccaccaccatactactctccagctcCTAAGGTCGAAtacaaatctcccccaccaccgtacgtctacagttccccaccaccaccatactactctccagctcCTAAGGTCGAAtacaaatctcccccaccaccgtacgtctacagttccccaccaccaccatactactctccagctcCTAAGGTCGAAtacaaatctcccccaccaccgtacgtctacagttccccaccaccaccatactactctccagctcCTAAGGTCGAAtacaaatctcccccaccaccgtacgtctacagttccccaccaccaccatactactctccagctcCTAAGGTCGAAtacaaatctcccccaccaccgtacgtctacagttccccaccaccaccatactactctccagcccCTAAGGTCGCATACAAatccccaccaccaccgtacgtATACAACTCGCCGcaaccaccatactactctccagcccCTAAGGTCCCATACAAatccccaccaccaccgtatGTCTACAGCTCGCCACCACCACCGTATGTCTACAGctcgccaccaccaccatactactctccagcccCTAAG GTCTCATACAAatccccaccaccaccgtacgtcTACAGCTCGCcgccaccaccatactactctccagcccCTAAGGTCGCATACaagtccccaccaccaccatacgtctacagctccccaccaccaccgtacTACTCTCCAGCTCCTAAGGTCGCATACAAatccccaccaccaccgtatgtctacagctccccaccaccaccatactactctccagctcCTAAGGTCACAtacaaatctccaccaccaccgtacgtctacagctccccaccaccaccatactactctccagctcCTAAGGTCACAtacaaatctccaccaccaccgtatgtgtacagctccccaccaccaccatactactcaccTGCTCCTAAGGTTGCATACaagtccccaccaccaccgtacgtctacagttctccaccaccaccatactactcaccTGCTCCTAAGGTCGCATACAAatccccaccaccaccgtacgtcTACAGCTCGCCACCACCATcatactactctccagctcCTAAGGTCACATACAaatccccaccaccaccatacgtctacagctccccaccaccaccatactacgcTCCAGCTCCTAAGGTTGCTTACaagtccccaccaccaccgtacgtctacagctcgccaccaccaccatactacgcTCCAGCTCCAAAGGTTGAgtacaagtctcctccaccaccatacgtctacagctccccaccaccaccaacgTATTACTCACCATCCCCAAAGGTTGAGTACAAATCTCCTCCACCTCCGTATGTCTACCAATCTCCCCCACCTCCATCATACTCTCCTTCTCCAAAGGCTGAATACACTTCCCCTCCCCCACCATCATATTACTAA
- the LOC104776492 gene encoding extensin-2 isoform X4, whose product MVSSYGMGRSAHLVYALGFAIMATMVAASYEPYMYSSPPPPVYNSPAPKVDYKSPPPPYVYTSPPPPPTYSPSPKVDYKSPPPPYVYSSPPPPYYSPAPKVEYKSPPPPYVYSSPPPPYYSPAPKVEYKSPPPPYVYSSPPPPYYSPAPKVEYKSPPPPYVYSSPPPPYYSPAPKVEYKSPPPPYVYSSPPPPYYSPAPKVEYKSPPPPYVYSSPPPPYYSPAPKVEYKSPPPPYVYSSPPPPYYSPAPKVEYKSPPPPYVYSSPPPPYYSPAPKVEYKSPPPPYVYSSPPPPYYSPAPKVEYKSPPPPYVYSSPPPPYYSPAPKVEYKSPPPPYVYSSPPPPYYSPAPKVEYKSPPPPYVYSSPPPPYYSPAPKVEYKSPPPPYVYSSPPPPYYSPAPKVEYKSPPPPYVYSSPPPPYYSPAPKVEYKSPPPPYVYSSPPPPYYSPAPKVEYKSPPPPYVYSSPPPPYYSPAPKVEYKSPPPPYVYSSPPPPYYSPAPKVEYKSPPPPYVYSSPPPPYYSPAPKVEYKSPPPPYVYSSPPPPYYSPAPKVEYKSPPPPYVYSSPPPPYYSPAPKVEYKSPPPPYVYSSPPPPYYSPAPKVEYKSPPPPYVYSSPPPPYYSPAPKVEYKSPPPPYVYSSPPPPYYSPAPKVEYKSPPPPYVYSSPPPPYYSPAPKVAYKSPPPPYVYSSPPPPYYSPAPKVAYKSPPPPYVYSSPPPPYYSPAPKVAYKSPPPPYIYSSPPPPYYSPAPKVSYKSPPPPYVYSSPPPPYYSPAPKVAYKSPPPPYVYSSPPPPYYSPAPKVAYKSPPPPYVYSSPPPPYYSPAPKVTYKSPPPPYVYSSPPPPYYSPAPKVTYKSPPPPYVYSSPPPPYYSPAPKVAYKSPPPPYVYSSPPPPYYSPAPKVAYKSPPPPYVYSSPPPSYYSPAPKVTYKSPPPPYVYSSPPPPYYAPAPKVAYKSPPPPYVYSSPPPPYYAPAPKVEYKSPPPPYVYSSPPPPTYYSPSPKVEYKSPPPPYVYQSPPPPSYSPSPKAEYTSPPPPSYY is encoded by the exons ATGGTATCTTCTTACGGGATGGGGCGCTCAGCCCATCTCGTCTATGCTCTTGGTTTTGCTATCATGGCAACTATGGTTGCTGCTTCGTATGAGCCCTACATGTATAGCTCTCCCCCACCACCAGTGTACAATTCTCCTGCACCAAAGGTCGATTATAAGTCTCCCCCACCTCCATATGTGTATACTTCCCCACCACCTCCACCAACATATTCACCATCgcctaaggtagactacaagtctccaccaccgccatacgtctacagttccccaccaccaccatactactcaccAGCTCCTAAGGTCGAAtacaaatctccaccaccaccgtacgtctacagttccccaccaccaccatactactcaccAGCTCCTAAGGTCGAATAtaaatctccaccaccaccgtacgtttacagttccccaccaccaccatactactcaccAGCTCCTAAGGTCGAAtacaaatctcccccaccaccgtacgtctacagttccccaccaccaccatactactctccagctcCTAAGGTCGAAtacaaatctcccccaccaccgtacgtctacagttccccaccaccaccatactactctccagctcCTAAGGTCGAAtacaaatctcccccaccaccgtacgtctacagttccccaccaccaccatactactctccagctcCTAAGGTCGAAtacaaatctcccccaccaccgtacgtctacagttccccaccaccaccatactactctccagctcCTAAGGTCGAAtacaaatctcccccaccaccgtacgtctacagttccccaccaccaccatactactctccagctcCTAAGGTCGAAtacaaatctcccccaccaccgtacgtctacagttccccaccaccaccatactactctccagctcCTAAGGTCGAAtacaaatctcccccaccaccgtacgtctacagttccccaccaccaccatactactctccagctcCTAAGGTCGAAtacaaatctcccccaccaccgtacgtctacagttccccaccaccaccatactactctccagctcCTAAGGTCGAAtacaaatctcccccaccaccgtacgtctacagttccccaccaccaccatactactctccagctcCTAAGGTCGAAtacaaatctcccccaccaccgtacgtctacagttccccaccaccaccatactactctccagctcCTAAGGTCGAAtacaaatctcccccaccaccgtacgtctacagttccccaccaccaccatactactctccagctcCTAAGGTCGAAtacaaatctcccccaccaccgtacgtctacagttccccaccaccaccatactactctccagctcCTAAGGTCGAAtacaaatctcccccaccaccgtacgtctacagttccccaccaccaccatactactctccagctcCTAAGGTCGAAtacaaatctcccccaccaccgtacgtctacagttccccaccaccaccatactactctccagctcCTAAGGTCGAAtacaaatctcccccaccaccgtacgtctacagttccccaccaccaccatactactctccagctcCTAAGGTCGAAtacaaatctcccccaccaccgtacgtctacagttccccaccaccaccatactactctccagctcCTAAGGTCGAAtacaaatctcccccaccaccgtacgtctacagttccccaccaccaccatactactctccagctcCTAAGGTCGAAtacaaatctcccccaccaccgtacgtctacagttccccaccaccaccatactactctccagctcCTAAGGTCGAAtacaaatctcccccaccaccgtacgtctacagttccccaccaccaccatactactctccagctcCTAAGGTCGAAtacaaatctcccccaccaccgtacgtctacagttccccaccaccaccatactactctccagctcCTAAGGTCGAAtacaaatctcccccaccaccgtacgtctacagttccccaccaccaccatactactctccagcccCTAAGGTCGCATACAAatccccaccaccaccgtac GTCTACAGctcgccaccaccaccatactactctccagcccCTAAGGTCGCATACAA atctccaccaccaccgtacgtcTACAGCTCGCCACCACCACCTTACTACTCTCCAGCCCCTAAGGTCGCATACAAatccccaccaccaccgtacATCTACAGCTCGCcgccaccaccatactactctccagcccCTAAGGTCTCATACAAatccccaccaccaccgtacgtcTACAGCTCGCcgccaccaccatactactctccagcccCTAAGGTCGCATACaagtccccaccaccaccatacgtctacagctccccaccaccaccgtacTACTCTCCAGCTCCTAAGGTCGCATACAAatccccaccaccaccgtatgtctacagctccccaccaccaccatactactctccagctcCTAAGGTCACAtacaaatctccaccaccaccgtacgtctacagctccccaccaccaccatactactctccagctcCTAAGGTCACAtacaaatctccaccaccaccgtatgtgtacagctccccaccaccaccatactactcaccTGCTCCTAAGGTTGCATACaagtccccaccaccaccgtacgtctacagttctccaccaccaccatactactcaccTGCTCCTAAGGTCGCATACAAatccccaccaccaccgtacgtcTACAGCTCGCCACCACCATcatactactctccagctcCTAAGGTCACATACAaatccccaccaccaccatacgtctacagctccccaccaccaccatactacgcTCCAGCTCCTAAGGTTGCTTACaagtccccaccaccaccgtacgtctacagctcgccaccaccaccatactacgcTCCAGCTCCAAAGGTTGAgtacaagtctcctccaccaccatacgtctacagctccccaccaccaccaacgTATTACTCACCATCCCCAAAGGTTGAGTACAAATCTCCTCCACCTCCGTATGTCTACCAATCTCCCCCACCTCCATCATACTCTCCTTCTCCAAAGGCTGAATACACTTCCCCTCCCCCACCATCATATTACTAA
- the LOC104776492 gene encoding extensin-2 isoform X6, which translates to MVSSYGMGRSAHLVYALGFAIMATMVAASYEPYMYSSPPPPVYNSPAPKVDYKSPPPPYVYTSPPPPPTYSPSPKVDYKSPPPPYVYSSPPPPYYSPAPKVEYKSPPPPYVYSSPPPPYYSPAPKVEYKSPPPPYVYSSPPPPYYSPAPKVEYKSPPPPYVYSSPPPPYYSPAPKVEYKSPPPPYVYSSPPPPYYSPAPKVEYKSPPPPYVYSSPPPPYYSPAPKVEYKSPPPPYVYSSPPPPYYSPAPKVEYKSPPPPYVYSSPPPPYYSPAPKVEYKSPPPPYVYSSPPPPYYSPAPKVEYKSPPPPYVYSSPPPPYYSPAPKVEYKSPPPPYVYSSPPPPYYSPAPKVEYKSPPPPYVYSSPPPPYYSPAPKVEYKSPPPPYVYSSPPPPYYSPAPKVEYKSPPPPYVYSSPPPPYYSPAPKVEYKSPPPPYVYSSPPPPYYSPAPKVEYKSPPPPYVYSSPPPPYYSPAPKVEYKSPPPPYVYSSPPPPYYSPAPKVEYKSPPPPYVYSSPPPPYYSPAPKVEYKSPPPPYVYSSPPPPYYSPAPKVEYKSPPPPYVYSSPPPPYYSPAPKVEYKSPPPPYVYSSPPPPYYSPAPKVEYKSPPPPYVYSSPPPPYYSPAPKVEYKSPPPPYVYSSPPPPYYSPAPKVEYKSPPPPYVYSSPPPPYYSPAPKVAYKSPPPPYVYNSPQPPYYSPAPKVPYKSPPPPYVYSSPPPPYVYSSPPPPYYSPAPKVAYKSPPPPYVYSSPPPPYYSPAPKVAYKSPPPPYVYSSPPPPYYSPAPKVAYKSPPPPYVYSSPPPPYYSPAPKVTYKSPPPPYVYSSPPPPYYSPAPKVTYKSPPPPYVYSSPPPPYYSPAPKVAYKSPPPPYVYSSPPPPYYSPAPKVAYKSPPPPYVYSSPPPSYYSPAPKVTYKSPPPPYVYSSPPPPYYAPAPKVAYKSPPPPYVYSSPPPPYYAPAPKVEYKSPPPPYVYSSPPPPTYYSPSPKVEYKSPPPPYVYQSPPPPSYSPSPKAEYTSPPPPSYY; encoded by the exons ATGGTATCTTCTTACGGGATGGGGCGCTCAGCCCATCTCGTCTATGCTCTTGGTTTTGCTATCATGGCAACTATGGTTGCTGCTTCGTATGAGCCCTACATGTATAGCTCTCCCCCACCACCAGTGTACAATTCTCCTGCACCAAAGGTCGATTATAAGTCTCCCCCACCTCCATATGTGTATACTTCCCCACCACCTCCACCAACATATTCACCATCgcctaaggtagactacaagtctccaccaccgccatacgtctacagttccccaccaccaccatactactcaccAGCTCCTAAGGTCGAAtacaaatctccaccaccaccgtacgtctacagttccccaccaccaccatactactcaccAGCTCCTAAGGTCGAATAtaaatctccaccaccaccgtacgtttacagttccccaccaccaccatactactcaccAGCTCCTAAGGTCGAAtacaaatctcccccaccaccgtacgtctacagttccccaccaccaccatactactctccagctcCTAAGGTCGAAtacaaatctcccccaccaccgtacgtctacagttccccaccaccaccatactactctccagctcCTAAGGTCGAAtacaaatctcccccaccaccgtacgtctacagttccccaccaccaccatactactctccagctcCTAAGGTCGAAtacaaatctcccccaccaccgtacgtctacagttccccaccaccaccatactactctccagctcCTAAGGTCGAAtacaaatctcccccaccaccgtacgtctacagttccccaccaccaccatactactctccagctcCTAAGGTCGAAtacaaatctcccccaccaccgtacgtctacagttccccaccaccaccatactactctccagctcCTAAGGTCGAAtacaaatctcccccaccaccgtacgtctacagttccccaccaccaccatactactctccagctcCTAAGGTCGAAtacaaatctcccccaccaccgtacgtctacagttccccaccaccaccatactactctccagctcCTAAGGTCGAAtacaaatctcccccaccaccgtacgtctacagttccccaccaccaccatactactctccagctcCTAAGGTCGAAtacaaatctcccccaccaccgtacgtctacagttccccaccaccaccatactactctccagctcCTAAGGTCGAAtacaaatctcccccaccaccgtacgtctacagttccccaccaccaccatactactctccagctcCTAAGGTCGAAtacaaatctcccccaccaccgtacgtctacagttccccaccaccaccatactactctccagctcCTAAGGTCGAAtacaaatctcccccaccaccgtacgtctacagttccccaccaccaccatactactctccagctcCTAAGGTCGAAtacaaatctcccccaccaccgtacgtctacagttccccaccaccaccatactactctccagctcCTAAGGTCGAAtacaaatctcccccaccaccgtacgtctacagttccccaccaccaccatactactctccagctcCTAAGGTCGAAtacaaatctcccccaccaccgtacgtctacagttccccaccaccaccatactactctccagctcCTAAGGTCGAAtacaaatctcccccaccaccgtacgtctacagttccccaccaccaccatactactctccagctcCTAAGGTCGAAtacaaatctcccccaccaccgtacgtctacagttccccaccaccaccatactactctccagctcCTAAGGTCGAAtacaaatctcccccaccaccgtacgtctacagttccccaccaccaccatactactctccagctcCTAAGGTCGAAtacaaatctcccccaccaccgtacgtctacagttccccaccaccaccatactactctccagctcCTAAGGTCGAAtacaaatctcccccaccaccgtacgtctacagttccccaccaccaccatactactctccagcccCTAAGGTCGCATACAAatccccaccaccaccgtacgtATACAACTCGCCGcaaccaccatactactctccagcccCTAAGGTCCCATACAAatccccaccaccaccgtatGTCTACAGCTCGCCACCACCACCGTATGTCTACAGctcgccaccaccaccatactactctccagcccCTAAGGTCGCATACAA atccccaccaccaccgtacgtcTACAGCTCGCcgccaccaccatactactctccagcccCTAAGGTCGCATACaagtccccaccaccaccatacgtctacagctccccaccaccaccgtacTACTCTCCAGCTCCTAAGGTCGCATACAAatccccaccaccaccgtatgtctacagctccccaccaccaccatactactctccagctcCTAAGGTCACAtacaaatctccaccaccaccgtacgtctacagctccccaccaccaccatactactctccagctcCTAAGGTCACAtacaaatctccaccaccaccgtatgtgtacagctccccaccaccaccatactactcaccTGCTCCTAAGGTTGCATACaagtccccaccaccaccgtacgtctacagttctccaccaccaccatactactcaccTGCTCCTAAGGTCGCATACAAatccccaccaccaccgtacgtcTACAGCTCGCCACCACCATcatactactctccagctcCTAAGGTCACATACAaatccccaccaccaccatacgtctacagctccccaccaccaccatactacgcTCCAGCTCCTAAGGTTGCTTACaagtccccaccaccaccgtacgtctacagctcgccaccaccaccatactacgcTCCAGCTCCAAAGGTTGAgtacaagtctcctccaccaccatacgtctacagctccccaccaccaccaacgTATTACTCACCATCCCCAAAGGTTGAGTACAAATCTCCTCCACCTCCGTATGTCTACCAATCTCCCCCACCTCCATCATACTCTCCTTCTCCAAAGGCTGAATACACTTCCCCTCCCCCACCATCATATTACTAA